In a genomic window of Vicinamibacterales bacterium:
- a CDS encoding cobalamin-independent methionine synthase II family protein, producing the protein MLTVTKDLVLPTTVTGSWPRPRWFDMSMWGRPLDTCMMDTRYREQFGDAMSTVVADQQRAGLDIVTHGDLHCDDDMAGRSWHHYPLQRWAGFEGDYLQSEETRSPWLRYPPGTLLNEIYTGWRWPRVVDTIAHRPLDYPKIWRLAQARANRPVKFGTCCSQVMGLFLDIHTAKYTDHRQVIWDMAEAMNKELLALRAAGCRLMQIEEPTIHFWANTYGPDSDEVRFMIDAFNREVQGLDDVEIWIHTCWGNPNMQRVIENDRYETSFDLYLDRLKGDVWTVEMTDRQFREIELFGRTKGRLPKKVAVGVVSHRTLQVDRPEDVAARIRRALEHISPEQLILSSDCGFGRQGGNRDIAFFKTVSIAQGANIVRQELGLPLSPVPAADPQLQTDIVPKTGA; encoded by the coding sequence ATGCTGACCGTCACCAAAGATCTCGTCCTGCCCACCACCGTCACCGGATCCTGGCCGCGGCCGCGCTGGTTCGACATGAGCATGTGGGGCCGGCCGCTCGACACCTGCATGATGGACACGCGGTATCGCGAGCAGTTCGGCGACGCGATGTCGACGGTCGTCGCCGACCAGCAGCGCGCCGGGCTCGACATCGTGACCCACGGCGACCTGCATTGTGACGACGACATGGCGGGGCGGTCGTGGCATCACTATCCGCTGCAGCGCTGGGCGGGGTTCGAGGGGGACTATCTCCAGTCCGAGGAAACGCGATCGCCGTGGCTGCGCTATCCCCCGGGCACGCTCCTCAACGAGATCTACACCGGCTGGCGCTGGCCGCGGGTCGTCGACACGATCGCGCACCGCCCGCTCGATTACCCGAAGATCTGGCGGCTGGCGCAGGCGCGCGCCAACCGGCCCGTGAAGTTCGGCACGTGCTGCTCGCAGGTGATGGGCCTGTTCCTCGACATTCACACCGCCAAGTACACCGATCACCGCCAGGTGATCTGGGACATGGCCGAAGCGATGAACAAGGAACTGCTCGCCCTGCGCGCCGCAGGGTGCCGGCTGATGCAGATCGAGGAGCCGACCATCCATTTCTGGGCCAACACGTACGGCCCGGACAGCGACGAAGTGCGGTTCATGATCGACGCGTTCAACCGCGAGGTGCAGGGACTGGACGACGTCGAGATCTGGATTCACACCTGCTGGGGCAATCCCAACATGCAGCGGGTGATCGAGAACGACCGTTACGAGACGTCGTTCGACCTGTATCTCGATCGGCTCAAGGGAGACGTCTGGACGGTGGAGATGACCGATCGTCAATTCAGGGAAATCGAGTTGTTCGGGCGCACGAAAGGCCGGCTGCCGAAGAAAGTCGCGGTCGGCGTCGTCAGCCACCGGACGCTGCAGGTGGATCGCCCGGAAGACGTGGCGGCACGAATCCGCCGCGCGCTGGAGCACATCAGCCCGGAGCAGTTGATCCTGTCGAGCGACTGCGGCTTCGGGCGCCAGGGCGGCAACCGGGACATCGCGTTCTTCAAGACCGTGTCGATCGCGCAGGGCGCGAACATCGTGCGGCAGGAGCTGGGGCTGCCGCTGTCGCCGGTGCCGGCTGCGGATCCGCAGCTGCAGACCGACATCGTGCCGAAGACGGGAGCGTAG
- a CDS encoding TonB-dependent receptor, whose amino-acid sequence MRRSRSSWLQILALLLSTVPAAAQSGTGRISGLVKDSTGAIVPGVSIVVTHDATGVRHETVTNESGLFLFPSLPVGSYTVHAQLTGFKPVTNRQNVLTVGSELNLSIVLQAGDLREEVVVTGASPIVQTTESSVSTLVTKETMVTLPLNGRNPLHLIGLVPGVAGHSAEATSSGGTATHYINGDRGRGITTTQDGIDISDPVIPRGELTNSPVNPEALQEFRVITSNAKAEYGRSAGGQVELVTRSGTNTLNGILYEFLRDTALDSNSYFNKIAGLPKEQLRRNQFGGSVGGPIRRDRAFFFANYDGMRRTQETSQLVTVPTASLRNGVFRFVTQTCAGETAARNRPSCVDGSGNPLVPVSSYSFAANDPRGLGLDPVMQNEILKFLPLPNDFTTGDGLNTAGYRWNSPSEAPVDSLTTRFDLTLNRDQSVFVRYSNAFRNDLINDIINTTPRPMSWPARVRLSDQQGASIGHKWTLTTRLVNEITGGYTRNVLDFADPQHPRTYEICRGSCIFSSPFVYWPGTSRKPTELQFLDNLTWMRGRHALKGGVNVRRYYISQARGAGNPFGIYPSITFSRLDAAFSGINALGAVRPDGSRVDLTASGINATDRNNLNTLYNVLLGRIGRIDQAFYSNGQQFVALQPLTLDQRMGEYNFYVQDDWRLRPNVTLNLGLRYELNSVPYDAAGVQVQPDKPLDGSQGPVTFVQAGPGTGRQWFARDNNNFAPSAGIAWDPKGNGRTSIRASYRLAYQRLITWALNVVEQRQPATSLNQFVVAPRDVTIAGSDQVLRLQEFLKAARLPNPQTATTVSISNGVPALLTPPSINRTPPTNRNEQPLFFDPDIRTPYVHQYVVGIQRELWRGTLIEASYVGSRGRKLFRMMNVNTMDLVANGFIRDFQAARRNLLASGNANVGESTGNLGRLFGGTIPSSSFPDIQNSNAGVLADALDRGTIGIGLLAAGLPNTFFRPNPQFSLAGLGCSCSSSEYNGLQLQIQKRLASGLAFGANYTLAKSTDDVSNDTRGAGTELVVPSDPKRLALDKGRSDFDVRHVVRGHAIWDLPFGSGRRFLSDASGFVNGLVSGWQVNGILDMSSGFPLTVFSGFNTFTFYDSGTRVATASGSGTSNRATYSGSTSIGRVRRTDRGVEYFTAEERAAFGTPEAGEIGSARNQFTGPGFFQVDFGVFKKVPVARGQLELRMEVFNLFDTVNFSDPTILATSGSFGFITDTRVPPRIVQLGVKFYF is encoded by the coding sequence ATGCGACGTTCACGCTCCTCGTGGCTGCAGATTCTCGCCCTCCTTCTCTCCACTGTTCCCGCCGCGGCCCAGTCGGGCACCGGCCGGATCTCCGGACTCGTCAAGGACAGCACCGGCGCCATCGTCCCCGGCGTCTCGATCGTGGTCACGCACGACGCCACCGGGGTCCGCCACGAGACCGTCACCAACGAGTCGGGCCTGTTCCTGTTTCCCAGTCTGCCGGTCGGCTCCTACACCGTTCACGCGCAGCTGACGGGATTCAAGCCGGTGACCAACCGGCAGAACGTCCTGACCGTCGGCAGCGAACTGAACCTCTCGATCGTGCTGCAGGCCGGCGATCTCCGCGAGGAGGTCGTCGTCACCGGCGCATCGCCCATCGTGCAGACGACGGAGTCGTCGGTCAGCACGCTGGTCACGAAGGAGACGATGGTCACGCTTCCGCTGAACGGCAGGAACCCGCTGCACCTGATCGGGCTGGTGCCCGGCGTCGCGGGGCACAGCGCCGAAGCGACGTCGTCGGGGGGGACCGCGACGCACTACATCAACGGCGATCGCGGGCGCGGCATCACGACGACCCAGGACGGCATCGACATCTCCGATCCGGTGATCCCGCGCGGCGAGCTGACCAACTCGCCGGTGAATCCCGAAGCGCTGCAGGAGTTCCGGGTGATCACCAGCAACGCCAAGGCGGAGTACGGCCGCTCGGCCGGCGGCCAGGTGGAGCTGGTGACGCGCAGCGGCACCAACACGCTGAACGGCATCCTCTACGAGTTCCTCCGCGACACGGCGCTCGACTCGAACTCGTACTTCAACAAGATCGCCGGGCTGCCCAAGGAGCAGCTGCGGCGCAACCAGTTCGGCGGCTCGGTCGGCGGCCCGATCCGGCGCGACCGCGCGTTCTTCTTCGCCAACTACGACGGCATGCGGCGGACCCAGGAAACGAGCCAGCTCGTCACCGTCCCGACCGCGTCGTTGCGGAACGGCGTCTTCCGGTTCGTGACCCAGACCTGCGCCGGCGAGACGGCGGCGCGTAACCGCCCCTCGTGCGTCGACGGGTCGGGGAATCCGCTGGTGCCCGTGTCGTCCTACAGCTTTGCGGCCAACGATCCGCGCGGACTCGGCCTCGATCCGGTGATGCAGAACGAGATCCTGAAGTTCCTGCCGCTGCCGAATGACTTCACCACGGGCGACGGCCTGAACACCGCCGGCTACCGCTGGAACTCGCCGTCGGAAGCGCCGGTGGATTCCCTCACGACGCGGTTCGACCTCACGCTGAATCGCGACCAGTCGGTCTTCGTGCGCTACAGCAACGCGTTCCGCAACGACCTGATCAACGACATCATCAACACGACGCCGAGGCCGATGAGCTGGCCGGCGCGCGTCCGGCTGTCGGATCAGCAGGGTGCGTCGATCGGCCACAAATGGACGCTCACCACCCGCCTGGTCAACGAGATCACCGGCGGCTACACGCGCAACGTGCTCGACTTCGCCGATCCGCAGCATCCCAGGACCTACGAGATCTGCCGCGGCAGCTGCATCTTCTCGAGCCCGTTCGTCTACTGGCCGGGCACGTCGCGCAAGCCGACCGAGCTGCAGTTCCTCGACAACCTGACGTGGATGCGCGGGCGGCACGCGCTGAAGGGAGGCGTGAACGTCCGCCGGTACTACATCTCGCAGGCACGCGGCGCGGGGAATCCGTTCGGCATCTATCCGAGCATCACGTTCAGCCGCCTGGACGCGGCGTTCAGCGGAATCAACGCGCTCGGCGCCGTCCGTCCGGACGGCAGCCGCGTCGATCTCACGGCGTCGGGCATCAACGCCACCGACCGCAACAATCTGAACACGCTGTACAACGTCCTGCTCGGGCGCATCGGCCGCATCGACCAGGCGTTCTACAGCAACGGGCAGCAGTTCGTCGCGCTGCAGCCGCTCACGCTCGATCAGCGCATGGGCGAATACAACTTCTACGTGCAGGACGACTGGCGGCTGCGGCCCAACGTGACGCTGAACCTCGGCCTGCGGTACGAACTGAACAGCGTGCCGTACGACGCCGCCGGCGTGCAGGTGCAGCCGGACAAGCCGCTCGACGGCAGCCAGGGGCCGGTGACGTTCGTGCAGGCGGGACCGGGCACGGGCCGGCAGTGGTTCGCGCGCGACAACAACAACTTCGCGCCATCCGCCGGCATTGCCTGGGATCCGAAGGGCAACGGCCGCACCTCGATCCGCGCCAGCTACCGGCTGGCGTATCAGCGGCTCATCACCTGGGCGCTGAACGTCGTCGAGCAGCGGCAGCCCGCCACGTCGCTGAACCAGTTCGTGGTCGCGCCGCGGGATGTGACCATCGCCGGATCCGACCAGGTCCTGCGGCTGCAGGAGTTCCTCAAGGCCGCCCGGCTGCCCAATCCGCAGACGGCGACGACGGTGTCGATCAGCAACGGCGTGCCGGCGCTGCTGACGCCGCCGTCCATCAACCGCACGCCGCCGACCAACCGCAACGAGCAGCCGCTGTTCTTCGATCCGGACATCCGCACGCCCTACGTGCACCAGTACGTCGTCGGCATCCAGCGCGAGCTGTGGCGCGGCACGCTGATCGAAGCGTCGTACGTCGGATCGCGCGGGCGCAAGCTGTTCCGGATGATGAACGTCAACACGATGGATCTCGTGGCCAACGGCTTCATCCGCGATTTCCAGGCGGCGCGCCGCAACCTGCTCGCCAGCGGCAACGCGAACGTCGGGGAGTCGACCGGCAATCTCGGGCGGCTGTTCGGCGGCACGATTCCCTCGAGCAGCTTCCCGGATATCCAGAACAGCAACGCCGGCGTGCTCGCCGACGCGCTGGACCGCGGCACCATCGGCATCGGTCTGCTCGCCGCCGGGCTGCCGAACACCTTCTTCCGCCCCAACCCGCAGTTCAGTCTCGCCGGTCTCGGCTGCTCGTGCTCGAGCTCGGAGTACAACGGGCTGCAACTGCAGATTCAGAAGCGCCTGGCGAGCGGCCTCGCCTTCGGCGCCAACTACACGCTGGCGAAGTCGACCGACGACGTCTCGAACGACACCCGCGGCGCCGGCACCGAGCTGGTGGTGCCGTCCGATCCGAAGCGCCTCGCGCTCGACAAAGGGCGCTCCGACTTCGACGTGCGGCACGTCGTTCGCGGGCACGCGATCTGGGATCTGCCGTTCGGCAGCGGCCGCCGCTTCCTGTCCGACGCCTCGGGATTCGTCAACGGGCTGGTGAGCGGGTGGCAGGTGAACGGCATTCTCGACATGTCGAGCGGGTTCCCGCTGACCGTGTTCTCCGGCTTCAACACGTTCACGTTCTACGACAGCGGCACGCGCGTGGCGACCGCGAGCGGGAGCGGCACGTCGAACCGTGCGACCTACTCCGGCAGCACGTCGATCGGCCGCGTGCGCCGGACCGATCGGGGCGTCGAGTACTTCACCGCCGAGGAGCGGGCCGCGTTCGGCACGCCGGAGGCGGGGGAGATCGGTTCGGCGCGGAACCAGTTCACCGGGCCGGGATTCTTCCAGGTGGACTTCGGCGTGTTCAAGAAGGTCCCGGTCGCGCGCGGTCAGCTCGAGCTGCGCATGGAAGTCTTCAACCTGTTCGACACGGTGAACTTCAGCGATCCGACGATTCTCGCGACGTCGGGCAGCTTCGGCTTCATCACCGACACGCGCGTGCCGCCGCGGATCGTTCAGCTGGGGGTGAAGTTCTACTTCTGA
- a CDS encoding methyltransferase codes for MFDLRTAPDTDPVGIYRLRDGIYAADMLLTAIVHLDLFSWLDKTPATKDDICRAFEITERPTDVMLTLFAAMGLLEERWEIFKLTPLAREHLVSSSPWFLGPYFESLKNRPVALDLLKVLRTGKPASWGSQQNEKDWHKAMETEAFAAQFTAAMDCRGVYLAQAVAKTVDLAWRSHLLDIAGGSGVYACSLVTHHPHLAATVFEKPPVDRIAAGAIARRGCAGQVRVAAGDMLADPLPGDADVHLFSNVLHDWDEPVVRQLIGKSFEALPAGGLIVIHDAFLNAAKDGPLHVAEYSVLLMHSSEGRCYSTREMERYLAGAGFRDPVYRDTAAARGVMTATK; via the coding sequence ATGTTCGACCTGCGCACCGCGCCTGACACCGATCCCGTCGGCATCTATCGTCTCCGCGACGGCATCTACGCCGCCGACATGCTGCTCACGGCGATCGTCCACCTCGACCTGTTTTCGTGGCTCGACAAGACGCCGGCGACGAAGGACGACATCTGCCGCGCCTTCGAGATCACGGAACGCCCCACCGACGTGATGCTGACGCTCTTCGCGGCCATGGGGCTGCTGGAAGAGCGCTGGGAAATCTTCAAGTTGACCCCGCTCGCGCGCGAGCACCTGGTGAGCAGCTCGCCCTGGTTTCTCGGCCCGTACTTCGAGTCGCTGAAGAACCGTCCGGTCGCGCTCGATTTGCTGAAGGTGCTGCGGACGGGGAAGCCGGCCAGCTGGGGCAGCCAGCAGAACGAGAAGGACTGGCACAAGGCGATGGAGACGGAGGCGTTCGCCGCCCAGTTCACCGCGGCGATGGATTGCCGCGGCGTGTATCTCGCGCAGGCCGTCGCCAAGACCGTCGATCTCGCGTGGCGCAGCCACCTGCTCGACATCGCCGGCGGATCGGGCGTCTACGCCTGCTCGCTGGTGACCCACCATCCGCACCTCGCCGCAACCGTCTTCGAGAAGCCGCCGGTGGACAGGATCGCCGCCGGCGCGATTGCCAGGCGCGGCTGCGCCGGGCAGGTGCGGGTCGCGGCCGGCGACATGCTCGCGGATCCGCTGCCCGGCGACGCGGACGTGCACTTGTTCTCCAACGTCCTGCACGACTGGGACGAGCCCGTCGTCCGGCAATTGATCGGCAAGTCGTTCGAGGCATTGCCGGCCGGCGGCCTGATCGTCATCCACGACGCATTCCTGAACGCCGCCAAGGACGGACCGCTTCACGTCGCCGAGTACTCCGTGCTCCTGATGCACTCGTCGGAAGGGCGCTGCTACTCGACGCGTGAAATGGAGCGCTATCTCGCCGGCGCCGGGTTCCGCGATCCCGTCTACCGGGACACCGCGGCGGCGCGGGGCGTGATGACCGCGACGAAGTGA
- a CDS encoding ankyrin repeat domain-containing protein: MRSLPSRPSIEQLRKQAKDLARDKGIRLSDAQRLLAREYGFTRWDRLLAHVRGARTGAALTAALIRPVELRPGRPYALPDGTTVTTDDVYATFVAARAGDLAGMKRLIARAPGLAIVEYNYTPPIHFAAREGHRRIVELLIARGADLAYRSYPFADSLLTIAEDHQHAEVADLVRRHLATRFRVADGTRVIIDAARDGDLSGVQAEIARDAALAAAANETGDTALHHAARRRSMEMVRMLLDAGADADAIRGDGYRPIHLALMTGSAAGAPSPEGRAIADLLLARGARYTMFLAALLGDAAFVRRSLARDRAMANDEDTNHHRPISGAVRRGDLELARLLLEHGADPALPEEGAPRGHALWAAAYADRADLAELLLRHGADPNGMVESSGTPMMIARGKPALLALLRAHGGIESRGRHDDIGRAVIERRFDVAERLIAADPAILNDEEWGDGILAGPANAGAHDVLAFLIRLGARVPPVSKWAPYYYFKHEATAAFLLERGMDPNHMNWHRLTLLHHMAAEGEMGKARLLLDHGAAIDAVDEEYRSTPLGVAARRGQLAMVDLLLSRGADAARAGMPWATPLAWAQRKGHAAVAARLERP; this comes from the coding sequence ATGCGTTCCCTCCCATCCCGTCCGTCGATCGAACAGCTCCGCAAACAGGCCAAGGACCTCGCGCGCGACAAGGGCATCCGGCTGTCGGACGCGCAGCGGCTGCTCGCGCGTGAGTACGGCTTCACCCGATGGGATCGGCTCCTCGCACACGTTCGCGGCGCCAGGACCGGGGCGGCGCTCACCGCCGCGCTGATCCGGCCGGTGGAACTGCGGCCCGGCCGTCCCTACGCCCTGCCGGACGGCACGACGGTGACGACCGACGACGTGTATGCGACGTTCGTCGCGGCGCGCGCGGGCGACCTGGCCGGCATGAAGCGTTTGATCGCGCGCGCCCCCGGGCTGGCGATCGTCGAGTACAACTACACGCCGCCGATCCATTTCGCCGCGCGCGAAGGCCACCGGCGAATCGTGGAGCTGCTGATCGCGCGGGGCGCCGACCTCGCGTATCGCAGCTATCCGTTCGCCGACTCGCTGCTCACCATCGCGGAGGATCACCAGCATGCGGAGGTGGCCGATCTGGTGCGGCGGCACCTGGCGACACGATTTCGGGTCGCCGACGGAACCCGCGTCATCATCGACGCGGCCAGGGACGGGGATCTGAGCGGCGTGCAGGCGGAGATCGCCAGAGATGCCGCCCTCGCGGCCGCGGCGAACGAGACCGGCGACACCGCGCTGCACCACGCGGCGCGCCGCCGCAGCATGGAGATGGTGCGGATGCTGCTCGATGCCGGCGCCGACGCCGACGCGATCCGCGGCGACGGCTATCGCCCCATCCACCTCGCGCTGATGACCGGCTCCGCCGCCGGGGCTCCGTCCCCCGAAGGGCGCGCCATCGCCGATCTCCTGCTGGCGCGGGGCGCACGCTACACGATGTTCCTTGCCGCGCTGCTCGGCGACGCCGCGTTCGTCCGCCGCTCGCTCGCGCGCGACCGCGCCATGGCCAACGACGAAGACACGAATCATCATCGCCCGATCTCGGGCGCGGTGCGGCGCGGCGACCTCGAGCTGGCGCGGCTGCTGCTCGAGCACGGCGCGGATCCGGCGCTGCCGGAGGAAGGGGCGCCGCGCGGCCACGCGCTGTGGGCCGCGGCATACGCGGATCGCGCCGATCTCGCGGAACTGCTCCTGCGGCACGGCGCCGACCCGAACGGCATGGTCGAATCGAGCGGAACGCCGATGATGATCGCGCGCGGCAAGCCGGCGCTGCTGGCGCTGCTCCGCGCGCACGGCGGCATTGAATCGCGAGGCAGGCACGACGACATCGGCCGCGCCGTGATCGAGCGCCGCTTCGACGTCGCGGAGCGGTTGATTGCGGCGGATCCGGCGATCCTGAACGACGAGGAATGGGGGGACGGCATCCTTGCCGGGCCCGCCAACGCCGGCGCGCACGATGTGCTGGCGTTCCTGATCCGCCTCGGCGCCCGCGTGCCGCCGGTCTCGAAGTGGGCGCCGTACTACTACTTCAAGCACGAAGCGACCGCGGCGTTCCTGCTCGAGCGCGGCATGGACCCGAACCACATGAACTGGCATCGCCTGACGCTGCTGCATCACATGGCAGCGGAGGGAGAGATGGGCAAGGCGCGTCTGCTGCTCGACCACGGCGCCGCGATCGACGCGGTGGACGAGGAATACCGCTCGACGCCGCTCGGCGTGGCCGCCCGCCGCGGGCAGCTGGCGATGGTGGATCTGCTCCTCAGCCGTGGCGCGGATGCCGCCCGCGCCGGCATGCCGTGGGCGACGCCGCTCGCCTGGGCGCAGCGGAAGGGGCACGCCGCGGTGGCGGCGCGCCTCGAACGGCCGTGA
- the tsaA gene encoding tRNA (N6-threonylcarbamoyladenosine(37)-N6)-methyltransferase TrmO has translation MAVSPSSVTFTSIGRVRSPFRETSEIPKGLGAEHRAEGVLEIDPRYQAGLADIEGFSHLYVLWHFDRVADVELTAWPPADDRPHGVFATRSPQRPNPIGLTVVELLGRDGCRLRVAGVDMLDGTPILDIKPYLSSVPQDALRRGWLAEAEARRKAT, from the coding sequence ATGGCTGTTTCGCCTTCCAGCGTGACCTTCACCTCGATTGGCCGCGTGCGGTCGCCGTTCCGCGAGACCTCGGAGATCCCGAAGGGGCTCGGCGCGGAGCATCGAGCGGAAGGAGTTCTCGAGATCGATCCGCGGTACCAGGCCGGGCTCGCCGATATCGAGGGGTTCTCGCATCTGTACGTGCTGTGGCACTTCGATCGCGTCGCCGATGTGGAGCTGACCGCGTGGCCGCCTGCGGACGATCGGCCGCATGGCGTGTTCGCCACGCGATCGCCGCAGCGGCCGAACCCGATCGGGCTGACGGTGGTCGAGCTGCTCGGCCGGGACGGCTGCCGTTTGCGCGTCGCCGGCGTCGACATGCTCGATGGCACGCCGATCCTCGACATCAAACCGTACCTGTCCAGCGTTCCCCAGGACGCACTCCGGCGCGGGTGGCTCGCGGAGGCGGAGGCGAGGCGAAAGGCTACTTGA